In the Hordeum vulgare subsp. vulgare chromosome 7H, MorexV3_pseudomolecules_assembly, whole genome shotgun sequence genome, one interval contains:
- the LOC123410258 gene encoding uncharacterized protein LOC123410258 has translation MELPGASSRRSMGMSLASLLKRFSGIAQSPKGCRYNPESAGIGIVSVVMEPTAAHVRIVRPIIHINAREILEVTLPNLCRSNRRPFRAAILSCGLCRTWIGSGTVYMFKGETGFCTQECLGHYIMEQFEKQRHKVRWCSREKVPPMAGDKEGDQSCIFFTCAGSL, from the exons ATGGAACTTCCAGGGGCATCATCTCGGCGCTCGATGGGTATGTCATTGGCCTCACTTCTAAAGCGATTTAGTGGCATAGCACAATCGCCAAAAGGGTGCCGCTACAACCCAGAGAGTGCCGGCATCGGGATTGTGTCGGTTGTTATGGAACCAACCGCTGCACACGTACGCATCGTCAGGCCTATCATCCACATCAACGCTCGTGAGATCCTAGAGGTTACACTACCAAACCTCTGTAGGAGCAATAGGAGGCCATTCCGAGCAGCCATACTGTCGTGCGGTCTATGCCGCACCTGGATCGGTAGTGGTACCGTCTACATGTTCAA AGGTGAGACGGGATTCTGTAcacaagagtgtctcggtcattatATCATGGAGCAATTTGAAAAGCAGAGACATAAGGTGAGGTGGTGTAGCAGAGAAAAGGTGCCACCAATGGCGGGCGATAAGGAAGGCGATCAGAGCTGCATTTTCTTCACTTGTGCTGGCAGCCTATGA